Proteins from a single region of Gemmatimonadales bacterium:
- a CDS encoding beta-lactamase family protein has protein sequence MDPIVTRRTLVLVIALFIVGACGGQEGAKTARDAQALLRGLHDAGSFGGAVILSRDGRIVYEGAFGRADRTRSFSLDTPADGASLAKTATAAAIWRLVAAGALALDDPVQRYVAEFPYPDVSIRHLLSHTAGLPDYDPFQPVLEGERPVDNLELQNVMRRQSPRPLFPPGSQFSYCNICYDTLALLIERVTRASYSEHVVKGMLAEAGATTAFLRPARFADWPGVRTLGFDSSRPDAAVFDVFDNEAIYGGSNIYFSARDLHAWARAWAERRAVPADVWDQALVPARIDGHPSAMTLSSWYCATDRLRCYYTGHHQGFFNLVYWDAARNVTAVFVSNSTIAPPLHPWFMRTLIALAEGGDALPAPAVASDKDTQVDLVAVAGRYRIEGLGEVMIDAAGATPVMQVGDGPRYQLYQVGYGWLYAPGVDAYLTLPLPVGETQPRLSWNSVFLSGDGARISQ, from the coding sequence ATGGATCCGATCGTGACGCGCCGGACCCTCGTGCTTGTCATTGCGCTCTTCATCGTCGGCGCGTGCGGTGGCCAGGAGGGTGCGAAGACGGCGCGAGACGCTCAGGCGCTGCTTCGCGGTCTGCACGACGCAGGCAGTTTCGGCGGCGCGGTGATCCTGTCGCGCGACGGACGTATCGTGTACGAAGGGGCGTTCGGACGGGCGGATCGTACCCGCTCCTTCTCGCTCGACACCCCAGCGGACGGCGCATCGCTGGCAAAAACCGCAACCGCGGCCGCGATCTGGCGGCTCGTCGCCGCAGGCGCACTTGCGCTCGACGATCCGGTGCAACGATACGTCGCAGAGTTTCCCTATCCCGACGTGAGCATCCGGCATTTGCTCAGTCACACCGCGGGTCTGCCGGATTACGATCCCTTTCAGCCGGTGCTCGAGGGCGAACGACCGGTCGACAATCTCGAATTGCAGAACGTCATGCGGCGGCAATCGCCACGGCCGCTCTTTCCGCCCGGCTCGCAGTTCAGCTACTGCAACATCTGCTACGACACCCTGGCGCTGCTCATCGAACGGGTGACGCGCGCGTCCTATAGTGAGCACGTGGTAAAGGGAATGCTCGCCGAAGCAGGCGCGACGACAGCATTCTTGCGGCCGGCGCGCTTCGCCGATTGGCCTGGCGTGCGCACGCTCGGGTTCGACTCGAGCCGGCCCGATGCGGCCGTCTTCGACGTGTTCGACAACGAGGCCATCTATGGCGGTTCGAACATCTATTTCTCGGCGCGCGACCTGCACGCCTGGGCGCGTGCGTGGGCGGAGCGGCGTGCCGTGCCGGCGGACGTCTGGGATCAGGCGCTGGTGCCTGCGCGTATCGACGGGCACCCATCGGCAATGACGCTGTCCAGTTGGTACTGCGCGACGGATCGCCTGCGCTGCTACTACACCGGTCACCACCAGGGGTTCTTCAACCTCGTCTACTGGGATGCCGCGCGAAACGTGACCGCCGTGTTCGTCTCCAACAGCACCATCGCCCCGCCGCTGCATCCGTGGTTCATGCGAACGCTCATCGCGCTCGCGGAGGGGGGTGACGCCCTGCCAGCGCCAGCGGTTGCATCCGACAAGGACACGCAGGTCGACCTGGTCGCCGTGGCGGGGCGCTATCGTATCGAAGGCCTTGGCGAGGTTATGATCGACGCCGCGGGCGCCACGCCCGTTATGCAAGTCGGCGACGGGCCACGTTACCAGCTCTATCAGGTCGGCTACGGCTGGCTCTACGCGCCGGGCGTTGATGCCTACCTGACATTGCCGTTGCCTGTCGGAGAGACGCAGCCGCGCCTGTCCTGGAATTCGGTGTTCCTCTCGGGCGACGGTGCGCGCATTTCGCAGTGA
- the ppc gene encoding phosphoenolpyruvate carboxylase, with the protein MPLASPHAPLHADVRLLGELLGATLREQEGNALFETVERVRVLAKDARGGRVAREELTRTLQALSTPQSLTVARAFAHFLGLANIAEQHHRIRRRRDYLRTPDQAPQRGSLVESFRRILGAGVTPDALHAAVQSLHVELVITAHPTEVVRRTVRRTQRRIAELLGERDRTDLTPGEQEELTRALAAEVTSLWLTNEVRREAPTPFDEVKWGLVSFEGTLWDAVPRSLRELDRALQAATGRKLPLDAAPLRFGTWIGGDRDGNPNVTPLVTAQAVMLARWMAADLYRQEIAALRGELSMDKASDELRRRVGDAPEPYRALLKPVVARLLAMRERMGALLASGAPYSADAGDYADAAELAEPLQLCYRSLHQTGAARVADGRLLDILRRIPSLGMWLAPLDLRQDADHHTEALDALTASAGHGSYRAWDEQARQAFLRGELSGATRVIADALATGSRFGNDVDDVLDTVRTAATLPRDALGAYVISMAAQPSDVLAVIALLEGAGLEPPLRVVPLFETVNDLQQAATMVDALLSLPWYRQRVGTALEVMIGYSDSAKDGGRLAAAWELYAAQERLVAVARQHGVRLTLFHGRGGSVGRGGGPTHLAIQSQPPGSINGTIRVTEQGEMVDAKFGLPAIADRTLEVYTTATLEASLLESPPVPEAWRVRMQALADASRAHFRSIVYDMPEFIDYFRAATPEPELGRLRTGSRPARRRSGGGVKSLRAIPWVFAWTQTRLLLASWLGVGAALDQALEAGHAAELRAMYQGWPFFRSTLDLIEMVVAKASPDVAAVYDAELVPPHLRPIGVALREDLARTERVLLQVTGHTHLLEENQVLRRSIDVRNPYVDPINLVQAEVLSRLREPGADPALFEAFLSTVNGVAAGMRNTG; encoded by the coding sequence ATGCCCCTCGCCTCTCCCCATGCCCCGCTTCATGCTGACGTCCGCCTCCTCGGCGAGTTGCTCGGCGCCACGTTGCGCGAGCAGGAGGGGAACGCGCTGTTCGAGACGGTCGAACGGGTGCGCGTCCTTGCCAAAGACGCCCGCGGAGGCAGAGTGGCGCGCGAGGAGCTGACCCGCACCCTGCAGGCGCTCTCCACACCCCAGTCGCTCACCGTAGCCCGGGCCTTTGCCCATTTTCTCGGCCTGGCCAATATCGCCGAACAGCACCACCGCATCCGCCGGCGGCGTGACTACCTGCGCACACCAGACCAGGCGCCGCAGCGGGGCTCGCTGGTCGAGAGCTTCCGGCGGATCCTCGGCGCCGGGGTAACACCCGACGCGCTGCATGCGGCGGTGCAATCGCTGCACGTCGAGCTGGTCATCACGGCGCACCCGACCGAAGTGGTGCGACGCACCGTCAGGCGGACTCAGCGGCGCATCGCCGAGCTCCTGGGCGAGCGCGACCGCACCGACCTCACCCCGGGGGAGCAGGAAGAGCTGACCCGCGCTCTCGCGGCCGAGGTGACCAGCCTCTGGCTCACCAACGAAGTCCGCCGTGAGGCACCGACGCCGTTTGACGAGGTCAAGTGGGGGCTGGTGTCGTTCGAAGGGACCCTCTGGGACGCGGTGCCGCGCTCGCTGCGCGAACTCGACCGTGCACTGCAGGCCGCCACCGGAAGGAAGCTGCCGCTGGATGCCGCACCCCTCCGGTTCGGCACTTGGATCGGCGGCGACCGCGATGGCAACCCGAATGTCACCCCGCTGGTGACGGCGCAAGCCGTGATGCTGGCACGCTGGATGGCCGCCGACCTGTATCGCCAGGAGATCGCGGCCCTGCGGGGCGAGCTCTCGATGGACAAGGCCAGCGACGAGCTGCGCCGCAGGGTGGGCGACGCGCCGGAACCGTACCGGGCGCTGCTCAAGCCCGTGGTCGCCCGCCTCCTTGCCATGCGCGAACGCATGGGCGCCCTGCTGGCGTCTGGGGCGCCCTACAGCGCCGATGCCGGCGACTATGCCGACGCAGCAGAGCTGGCCGAACCGCTCCAACTCTGCTATCGCTCGCTGCACCAAACCGGCGCGGCGCGCGTGGCCGACGGGCGCCTGCTCGACATTCTCCGACGGATCCCGAGCCTCGGCATGTGGCTTGCTCCGCTCGACCTGCGACAGGACGCGGATCACCATACCGAGGCGCTCGATGCGCTCACGGCTTCAGCCGGGCATGGCTCCTACCGCGCCTGGGACGAACAGGCCCGGCAAGCGTTTCTGCGCGGGGAGCTGAGCGGCGCGACCCGGGTCATCGCGGATGCCCTCGCGACCGGCTCCAGGTTCGGCAACGATGTCGACGACGTACTCGACACCGTCCGTACCGCCGCGACGCTTCCTCGCGATGCCCTGGGCGCTTACGTAATCTCCATGGCCGCACAACCCTCGGATGTGCTTGCCGTGATCGCGCTGCTGGAGGGGGCGGGACTCGAGCCACCGCTCCGGGTGGTGCCCCTTTTCGAGACGGTGAACGATTTGCAGCAGGCCGCAACGATGGTGGACGCGCTGCTGTCGCTGCCCTGGTATCGCCAGCGCGTAGGCACGGCCCTGGAGGTGATGATCGGCTACTCCGATTCTGCCAAAGACGGCGGCCGCCTCGCCGCCGCATGGGAGCTTTACGCTGCGCAGGAGCGATTGGTCGCCGTGGCGCGGCAGCATGGCGTGCGGCTGACCCTGTTTCACGGTCGTGGTGGATCGGTTGGCCGGGGTGGAGGTCCGACACACTTGGCAATTCAGTCCCAACCGCCGGGCTCCATCAACGGCACCATCCGCGTTACCGAACAGGGTGAGATGGTCGATGCCAAGTTCGGGCTGCCGGCAATCGCCGACCGCACCTTGGAGGTGTACACGACGGCCACGCTGGAAGCCTCGCTGCTGGAGTCGCCGCCGGTGCCGGAGGCGTGGCGGGTGCGGATGCAGGCGCTTGCCGACGCGTCGCGGGCGCATTTTCGCAGCATCGTTTACGACATGCCGGAGTTCATCGACTATTTCCGCGCGGCCACCCCCGAGCCGGAGCTGGGTCGGCTGCGAACCGGAAGCCGCCCGGCGCGCCGGCGTTCCGGGGGCGGAGTGAAGTCGCTGCGTGCGATACCCTGGGTCTTCGCCTGGACTCAGACGCGCTTGCTGCTCGCTTCGTGGCTCGGCGTGGGTGCCGCGCTCGACCAGGCGCTCGAGGCTGGGCACGCAGCGGAACTCCGGGCCATGTATCAGGGCTGGCCATTTTTTCGTTCCACCCTCGACCTGATCGAGATGGTTGTGGCCAAGGCATCGCCGGACGTGGCGGCGGTCTATGACGCGGAGCTGGTACCGCCGCACCTGCGTCCGATCGGCGTGGCGTTGCGCGAGGACCTGGCACGCACCGAGCGTGTCTTGCTGCAGGTGACCGGTCACACGCATCTACTGGAGGAGAACCAGGTGCTGCGGCGGTCGATCGACGTACGAAATCCCTACGTCGATCCGATCAATCTCGTGCAGGCCGAGGTGTTGAGCCGGCTGCGCGAGCCGGGAGCGGACCCGGCGTTGTTCGAGGCCTTCCTGAGTACGGTAAACGGTGTCGCTGCCGGGATGCGGAATACCGGCTAG
- a CDS encoding GNAT family N-acetyltransferase: MTNLNRRDFAAIGLSTLWAGRIPGATYQLRTDHRADLVIRPFRSNDAEAVGRLVDAEYLNDADRASSLHAINRGLHLPSGRNNGWRTTLVAEQDGTVVGVGSSSAFALGRNARTHTIVAPSHRRQGIGTRLYQEIAPLVRAQGRTPVASIAGREGVAFRFASSCGMRPLMRSRQLTLDLTSWAVDLWCRHAIEQASPYALVPSSQVTPDVFFGALGAAYHYMHERWSDIQVETPAQSRATWQARVSETSGVVALEGQRAVGVGNYFANRAVEGGVVVFPTGVCRALPSLDHERALTARLLGDRLLAARTAGNREAILEFDDDDGRLLSVMASIPVSSINESFTLTAGLTSHWPNRP, encoded by the coding sequence ATGACGAACCTGAACCGACGCGACTTTGCTGCCATCGGCCTCTCGACGCTCTGGGCCGGGCGCATACCGGGTGCAACCTATCAACTCCGGACGGACCATCGAGCCGACCTCGTCATTCGGCCGTTCAGATCGAACGACGCGGAGGCCGTTGGTCGCCTCGTCGACGCCGAGTACCTGAACGATGCCGACCGCGCGAGTAGTTTGCACGCGATCAACCGGGGCCTGCACCTTCCGTCAGGGCGGAACAACGGCTGGCGGACGACTCTGGTAGCTGAGCAGGACGGGACCGTAGTCGGGGTGGGTTCCTCGAGTGCGTTTGCCCTCGGCCGGAACGCACGAACACACACGATCGTCGCGCCATCACACCGGCGGCAGGGGATCGGCACGCGTCTGTATCAGGAAATTGCTCCTCTCGTACGTGCGCAGGGACGAACGCCGGTCGCGTCGATTGCTGGTCGTGAAGGTGTCGCATTTCGTTTCGCCTCGTCCTGCGGCATGCGACCGCTGATGCGGTCGCGCCAGCTCACGCTGGACCTCACCTCTTGGGCGGTCGACCTCTGGTGCAGGCATGCCATCGAACAGGCAAGCCCGTACGCCCTGGTGCCCAGCTCGCAGGTTACGCCCGACGTGTTCTTCGGTGCGCTCGGCGCGGCCTACCACTACATGCATGAGCGATGGTCGGACATCCAGGTCGAGACGCCGGCTCAGTCTCGGGCCACCTGGCAGGCGCGCGTCAGCGAAACCTCCGGTGTCGTGGCACTCGAAGGCCAGCGCGCGGTAGGGGTCGGCAATTACTTCGCCAACCGTGCCGTCGAGGGCGGGGTCGTGGTGTTCCCGACCGGCGTTTGTCGCGCGCTGCCTTCATTGGATCACGAGCGCGCCCTGACTGCCCGGTTGCTCGGTGACCGACTGCTTGCTGCGCGCACGGCAGGGAATCGCGAGGCCATTCTCGAGTTCGACGACGACGATGGCCGCTTGCTGTCGGTCATGGCCAGCATCCCGGTTTCGAGCATCAACGAATCATTCACGCTGACGGCAGGGCTGACGAGCCACTGGCCCAACCGCCCGTAG
- a CDS encoding response regulator: MAPSQAPHRFPQAAEMAGVLDAFDWTSTAIGPPDQWPADLRAQVHLALDARIPMMLGWGPDFHLIYNDGYIPILGDKHPAVWQTGPDAFRELWGYVGPILDEVYRSGRAVMMENALLPLARRGFLEARYFTFSYSPLRDSAGKVVGVLSAAVETTLEVLASRRETLLATMAEPVAPATPADAVARAARALTDAADVPCHLVVVRSGADWTIASTSGFIGPAQEDIDEWVAALLLLCRDSTPERPVRCPIADVPGLRLASDTCGASHVAIIPFAGNGAESDGITVLGTHPMLYWDDAFASFCVRVSALLSGHYNAQRLRTLTIAEAEDRYHQLFMQALDGIILGKPTGEILAANPAACRILGYTEAELLAGGRSLVQDDADPRWRDGLVRRAETGEFTGELSWIHKAGHRVPCEVTSRTYEADSGEMRSTVVLRDISDRLLLQAQLAEAQKLEVVGRVSGGIAHDFNNLLAVIDIQADLLRHELRGNHEALADLDLLGQTSRRAAALIRRLLDFTKRSQGEPRTFNPAVAITEMASLLRRLVGPGCELTFHLEEGVPDVRMSPHQFEQVLFNLVVNARDAVEATGRSGVVEVQVEPGPGEQVRLVIRDDGVGIPEQIQPRIFDAFYTTKDHGTGIGLNTVKYLAEEMGGSVSIESAPGVGSVFTVCLPAWTTEEPTDAPAPAAATAVATRLDGVRVLLVEDQIQLRTVLTKVLRRAGAEVVTASNGEEAIRLAQDSLPDVLVSDVVMPLVSGSELVRSLRAIHPDLAIVLMSGYAGEEILPKETLAGITFLDKPFAVDVLVQAIHDLLPRNGSG; the protein is encoded by the coding sequence ATGGCTCCATCCCAGGCCCCGCATCGCTTCCCACAAGCCGCTGAGATGGCCGGGGTGCTCGATGCGTTCGATTGGACGTCCACGGCAATCGGGCCGCCGGACCAGTGGCCGGCCGACCTTCGGGCCCAGGTTCACCTGGCGCTGGATGCACGTATCCCAATGATGCTCGGATGGGGGCCTGACTTCCACCTCATCTACAACGACGGCTATATCCCGATCCTCGGGGACAAGCACCCCGCGGTGTGGCAGACCGGCCCCGATGCCTTCCGGGAACTCTGGGGGTACGTCGGCCCAATCCTGGATGAAGTGTACCGGAGCGGCCGCGCCGTCATGATGGAGAATGCCCTGCTCCCCCTCGCGCGACGGGGCTTTCTGGAGGCGCGCTACTTCACCTTCTCCTATTCTCCGCTGCGGGACAGTGCCGGCAAGGTCGTCGGAGTGCTGTCCGCAGCAGTGGAAACGACCCTCGAGGTCCTGGCGTCCCGCCGCGAGACCCTGCTGGCAACCATGGCGGAGCCGGTCGCTCCGGCGACTCCGGCTGACGCAGTGGCCCGCGCCGCTCGCGCCCTGACCGACGCCGCCGACGTCCCTTGCCACCTGGTGGTGGTTCGGAGCGGCGCCGATTGGACGATCGCGAGCACGAGCGGCTTCATCGGACCAGCGCAGGAAGACATCGACGAGTGGGTAGCGGCACTCCTGCTGTTGTGTCGCGACAGTACCCCGGAGCGACCCGTGCGGTGCCCGATCGCGGACGTCCCGGGGCTCAGGCTCGCCAGTGACACCTGCGGCGCGAGCCACGTCGCGATCATCCCCTTCGCGGGAAACGGAGCGGAGTCCGACGGGATCACCGTGCTCGGTACGCACCCGATGTTGTACTGGGATGACGCGTTCGCATCGTTCTGCGTCAGAGTCAGCGCGCTGCTGTCGGGCCACTACAATGCGCAGCGCCTCCGCACCCTCACGATCGCCGAGGCCGAGGACAGATATCACCAGCTGTTCATGCAGGCGCTCGACGGCATCATTCTCGGCAAGCCCACGGGCGAGATCCTCGCGGCCAACCCCGCTGCATGCAGGATTCTCGGGTATACGGAGGCGGAACTTCTGGCGGGAGGACGTTCGCTCGTACAGGACGACGCCGACCCTCGATGGCGCGATGGCCTGGTGCGCCGGGCCGAGACCGGGGAATTCACCGGCGAACTGTCGTGGATCCACAAGGCGGGCCACCGAGTTCCCTGCGAGGTCACGAGCCGCACCTACGAGGCCGATTCCGGAGAAATGCGCAGCACCGTCGTCCTGCGCGACATCAGCGACCGCCTCCTCCTTCAGGCCCAGCTCGCCGAGGCGCAGAAACTGGAGGTCGTGGGGCGGGTCTCTGGTGGGATCGCGCACGACTTCAACAACCTGCTCGCCGTCATCGACATCCAGGCGGACCTGCTGCGCCATGAGTTGCGCGGCAACCACGAGGCCCTCGCAGATCTGGATCTCCTCGGTCAGACCAGCCGACGGGCTGCTGCGCTGATTCGGCGCCTCCTCGACTTCACCAAACGGTCGCAAGGAGAACCGCGTACCTTCAATCCGGCCGTCGCGATTACCGAAATGGCCTCGTTGCTGCGGCGCCTGGTCGGACCAGGATGCGAACTTACCTTCCATCTGGAGGAAGGAGTTCCGGACGTGCGCATGTCGCCCCATCAGTTCGAGCAGGTGTTGTTCAACCTGGTGGTGAATGCCCGCGATGCGGTGGAGGCGACCGGGCGGAGCGGTGTGGTGGAGGTGCAGGTGGAGCCCGGTCCCGGAGAACAAGTGCGGCTCGTCATTCGCGACGACGGGGTGGGAATCCCCGAGCAGATCCAGCCGCGGATCTTCGATGCCTTCTATACGACCAAGGACCACGGCACCGGGATCGGCCTGAACACCGTCAAGTACCTCGCCGAGGAAATGGGCGGATCCGTGTCGATCGAAAGCGCACCCGGTGTGGGCAGCGTTTTCACCGTCTGCCTTCCCGCCTGGACGACAGAGGAGCCCACCGACGCGCCCGCTCCGGCCGCCGCCACCGCCGTCGCCACCCGTCTGGACGGGGTTCGGGTCCTGTTAGTCGAGGACCAGATCCAGTTGCGAACTGTGCTGACCAAAGTCCTCCGCCGAGCTGGCGCCGAGGTGGTCACGGCATCAAACGGTGAAGAGGCGATTCGCCTGGCCCAGGACAGCCTTCCCGACGTTCTCGTCAGCGATGTCGTGATGCCACTGGTCTCTGGCTCCGAGCTGGTTCGCAGCCTTCGCGCCATCCACCCAGATCTGGCCATCGTGCTCATGTCCGGTTACGCCGGAGAAGAGATCCTTCCGAAGGAGACCCTCGCCGGCATCACCTTCCTGGACAAGCCGTTCGCGGTCGATGTGCTGGTCCAGGCAATCCACGACCTCCTTCCCCGCAACGGAAGCGGGTGA